In Deinococcus roseus, the following are encoded in one genomic region:
- the fabD gene encoding ACP S-malonyltransferase: protein MIAALFPGQNSHAVGMGTAVRDAYNVSAQVFEVADQALPGITNVMAEGPLEDLTLTANQQPALVTASIAAYRAWQEATGLKPAYAVGHSLGEFSAHVAAGTLDLKDAIQLVHKRGTYMQEAVPVGLGAMAAVMGEDIATISEVCKNTPGVVEVANFNAPTQTVISGEASAVQAASAELKGKGFKVIPLKVSAPFHCSLMQSAREKLETDLQNISYQPLQFPVIANFTAQEVQNPAEVAALLSAQVTGSVRFVESIYKLRDLGVTEFVEFGSGTVLTGLLKRILPEARSFNIHTPEDIQKYLEAHQ, encoded by the coding sequence ATGATTGCTGCCCTGTTCCCCGGACAGAACAGCCATGCTGTGGGCATGGGAACCGCTGTTCGGGATGCTTACAACGTTTCTGCACAGGTTTTTGAAGTGGCAGATCAGGCCCTTCCTGGCATCACCAACGTGATGGCTGAAGGCCCGCTGGAAGACCTCACCCTCACGGCAAACCAGCAGCCTGCACTGGTGACCGCTTCCATTGCCGCTTACCGGGCCTGGCAGGAAGCCACCGGACTGAAACCCGCTTATGCTGTGGGTCACTCCCTGGGCGAATTTTCTGCCCATGTGGCTGCAGGCACCCTGGACCTCAAGGATGCCATCCAGCTGGTGCACAAACGCGGAACCTACATGCAGGAAGCCGTTCCAGTGGGCCTTGGAGCCATGGCAGCAGTGATGGGAGAAGACATCGCCACCATCAGCGAAGTGTGCAAAAACACCCCCGGTGTGGTGGAAGTGGCCAACTTCAATGCACCCACCCAGACGGTGATTTCTGGAGAGGCCAGCGCTGTGCAGGCCGCCAGTGCCGAACTGAAAGGCAAGGGCTTCAAGGTGATCCCCCTGAAGGTTTCTGCCCCGTTCCATTGCAGCCTGATGCAATCTGCCAGAGAGAAGCTGGAAACAGACCTCCAGAACATCTCTTACCAGCCGTTGCAGTTCCCGGTGATTGCCAACTTTACAGCCCAGGAAGTGCAAAATCCTGCGGAAGTGGCCGCCCTGCTCTCTGCACAGGTGACGGGCAGTGTGCGTTTTGTGGAAAGCATCTACAAGTTGCGTGACCTTGGGGTCACTGAATTTGTGGAATTTGGCAGCGGAACTGTGCTGACCGGCCTGCTCAAACGCATCCTTCCTGAAGCCAGAAGCTTCAACATTCACACCCCCGAAGACATTCAGAAGTACCTGGAGGCACATCAATGA